Genomic DNA from Enoplosus armatus isolate fEnoArm2 chromosome 7, fEnoArm2.hap1, whole genome shotgun sequence:
GATCACCTCCACACCGCAGAGGCAGTACATCACACTGTTCTCCAGCTCCCCGTAGCTGAAGTATTTTTGGGTAAGCGGGGTCACCATGGTCTGAGGAGGGAATGGATGAATAAATGCCCATATTAACATGTCATTTTGTCTTACAGTCCTGACAACATTAACTTCTTGAGTAAAAATGTCTGCCAGCAGTATGTccagtgtttcatttgtttctgcatTATTTAGAATCAATAGCAGATACTGTACTTGTTTCAGGAAAGTGATTCCTAAGTAAAGAACTATAAAAAACTTGGCTTTTTATgatatctatgtgtgtgtgtgtgtgcgtgtttctgtcCGTGTGTCTTTACTGCACCTCCAGCGCTGTCTGATTGAAGAGGGTGATGAACTGAGCAGCCAGCAGCACGACCACTTCTTCTCTCAGGAACtctacagagacaaagagacagtcagagacagacagacttccCGGTGTGCTCGACACAGAGTCATTGCTATCTCCTCTCCATGAGCTGTGAGCCATCTGGCTATCTTTGTAATCTCTGGCAATATCTGGCTTCCTGACTGccgtgtgtttttaaaagaagaggaagaggaagtgatcTAGGGTTGGGGGCACAGACCAACTAGCCAATCATCAACAAGGACAGGAGAATgtgttttacagctatttccaGACTTTTAATGGATCCAGAATGATATTGACACACTGTCAACCACCCACCTCGAGATATGCTGAAATTCTTAAAGGGGCTGGAGGACTCGTGGGACTCCTGTGGCACAGGAGAGGGAGGCGGAGAGACATGATCTAGCGTGGCATTTGAGACAGCAGGGGTGGGGTATTTGGATGGGTTAGATGACACCACTGAGCCGTAGGACCCCACAAGCTCCTGGGACACCATTAGCGGCTTTCCCTCGTCATTGTCCTCCTCTACAAGCCCTTGCtcgttctcctcctcccctctctggctTGTGGGACCCCCCTTGGCCTTCCCCCTCTCTAGAGGAGGCAGGTCCCAGTACATGAATATCACCGCCAGTTGAAGGAGAATCCACAGCAGGCACATGAACAACTGCAGGGGGTGGAAGACGGGAGTGTTACGGCTTTTCGTTGGTGGGCGGAAAAACTTATTGTGCACAGTAGTTGGACCTTACCCCCGGCGCAGTATATTTATTGACCACAAAAGGGCCCAGGTGGAAATCACACAGCCTCAGGAATATGTTAAATGCAGGACCTgtgtcaaacacaaagacatgcgTTTTAACCATATGTCACCCCCAATCATACAGGCTATTTCTTTGATTCATCATATGTAATTGCCCATGCCCTATTATTTAACATTTGCGTGTGAGAATTCACTGTGTGAAATGCATCAGGAAGCTAGATGGTCAGTAATCTCTACCCAACCAAAAGTACCAGTAAccttctgttcttttctgtgtaaaagacacaaaacaattacaattgaTAATAATTAAACACAAATCAACAGCATGCAGACTTTAGAATTTGTCATCAGAAAGCAGTGGAgcactgaccaatcagaaggCCAGCTTGTCGGCATGCCATGACAGCAGCAAATACAGTGGCTCGGTCCTCCGAGGCAGTGCTTCTGGTCAGGAAGCCAAAGATAGCTGAGCCGGCACCCGTGCCAAGGCCTGAGGAGAATACATATttcatgaaatgtaaattacagCACTGAAATACTGAGGTTGATATGCTACTGGCTCGCCACCtgccaaataaataataacagtCACAGTGTCACTTTGTGCAGACTCACCTGCCACCAGTCGGCTTGACAGTAAGAGCCACTTGGAGAAGCCCATAAAGTACATGAAATTACCTGGAGAGTAAAATAAAGTGAGCCATGTACATTAACACTCAAATAGAACAGATGGAGTTAAGTGTGTAACATTATTGAGGTTCAAGTGGTTAAACGCATGAGAAGACCGTGGAAATAAGAAATATGAGTGGACTTACCAATTATTTCAAAAAGGTTGGCAAACAAGATGATTTTCTTGGTGGTCCCCATTCTGTCAGACCAGTGGCCAAAGAGCGGCCCTGACAGGAGGCCACTCAAGCTGAACGCTGACAGGGCCAAACCCAGGAAGTACGGTGCTGCATCTAAAGTCTGCAAGTACCTCCATATTGTGGGCAATATTACAGCTGGGGAGACAGAAGTAAGCGTTATTATCGGGCTCTTGAAGTACTCTTTCATCAGAAGTATTGTTACATTTCAGTGTCTACTCTGAAAACAACTGAATgtctacacaacacacacaatgtcaacATTGTCTTTCAAATCTGCTGAATCTGCACTGTCTAACTCAATAATGCTGAGTCATCAGTGTCATAAGCCCTATATGGAGTCAATCGCCCGTAATGTGGCTCTGTTGGGCTGCCTGTACGCGAGCACAGTCACCTAGGCTGCATCCCCATGGCATCCCACCTATGTTTATAACAACCATGTGACTCCCCTGAGCCCTGCAGTGACGTTTAGGAGGTGGAATATCACTAATCAAcattgtctctgtctctgtacatATTTATCTTGATAACTGTAAACTCATGATAAACTAAACTTCATCACTTTTTTACCTACCATCACCACAAGTCTGTATATGGTCTGCAGAAAGATGCTGAATTATTTGAATATGTTGCATAGGCTCTCGTGTTGAATGCTGCACTGAACAAAGATCTAGAAAGTGAAGTTTTAACATTGGCTGCAGTGGAAGCTCTTTCTCCCCGGCAATGCCTCCATCCGTGTTATCATAAAGGGAAAGGATTGTGTTGACCCAATATAATCCAAATTCAATTCAGGGGTCAGAAGACACACAATAACAATTGCCCAGAGAAAATTCCAGAGAGGAAATAATTGCTCAAATGCTCTTGTCATCTGGGGGGGAGGCTGTAGTTTCATCACCCTGACAGAGACGTCTGCATGTGGGAGGCATAAAACTATACGTTATAAAATTTTAGGACATGACACCAACAGTGAGTGACCATGAAAGACAAACCATGTTCACTGTAGTGAAATCTGCTACAACAGTCTTGTAATAAATACTATCTTTATGAATCATATTAGCAGTGTAAGAGAGCTGTTGAAATAACCCTCTGGAAAATTTTAAGCCGTGTGGTTAGTGGTGTTGTTCTATTagattgcgtgtgtgtgcttggaaagaatgacagaaacacCTTTCAGTGTAAAGACTCCATAAAAATTGAGCCATCACCTCTAAGTAGTACTTATTGCAGGGTTCTTTTATTGGATTAGTGTTTTGAGTGACCATTGTTCTACATACATTTCAGATTGAGACATATGGGACGTTTTTTTAAAAGGTATTGCAAACCTGGTTGTTATAATAGCTCGGGTGGCGTCTGTGTAAGGGCCTAAACAATAAGCCAACCCCACCCAG
This window encodes:
- the mfsd8l1 gene encoding major facilitator superfamily domain-containing protein 8 — translated: MDNRRKKKLTFFTIGLIFLLSGVEYAVILPTIWRYLQTLDAAPYFLGLALSAFSLSGLLSGPLFGHWSDRMGTTKKIILFANLFEIIGNFMYFMGFSKWLLLSSRLVAGLGTGAGSAIFGFLTRSTASEDRATVFAAVMACRQAGLLIGPAFNIFLRLCDFHLGPFVVNKYTAPGLFMCLLWILLQLAVIFMYWDLPPLERGKAKGGPTSQRGEEENEQGLVEEDNDEGKPLMVSQELVGSYGSVVSSNPSKYPTPAVSNATLDHVSPPPSPVPQESHESSSPFKNFSISREFLREEVVVLLAAQFITLFNQTALETMVTPLTQKYFSYGELENSVMYCLCGVEVIAGFLFVRWLSRRVAERVVLAIGLTICNISGVWCLIFLAKPLGDFPWQLTEFIIGVFLQVLGLPFVAVAQVSLFSKVTSERTQGFSQGIRRSVGGLATILGPLWAGGLTENMYIMMGVMMALLALLTMMLAFSYDRLVAPSTEEQVDDSDSSG